A genomic window from Vagococcus sp. CY52-2 includes:
- a CDS encoding DUF3397 domain-containing protein: MPNFTVALFFWYLFPVIVIIASNLLVKKTNIDKKYGIKTPDIATPFFFIGLHFVSVGTLGKSFLAYVFLMIFFIGMIVAIMLAYYFHDINYRRYFKILWRIAFLVTLMIYVVLIIGSIILFLKR, from the coding sequence ATGCCAAATTTTACAGTTGCACTATTTTTTTGGTACTTATTTCCAGTTATAGTGATTATTGCAAGTAATTTACTTGTAAAAAAAACAAATATTGATAAAAAGTATGGTATAAAAACACCGGATATAGCAACACCGTTCTTTTTTATAGGGCTTCACTTTGTATCCGTAGGAACGTTAGGTAAAAGCTTTTTAGCATATGTCTTTTTAATGATTTTTTTCATAGGGATGATTGTTGCAATTATGCTTGCTTATTATTTTCATGATATCAATTATCGACGCTATTTTAAGATTTTGTGGCGGATTGCTTTTTTAGTAACATTAATGATTTATGTTGTTTTGATTATCGGTAGTATTATTTTATTTTTAAAACGTTAG
- a CDS encoding DUF4044 domain-containing protein, with amino-acid sequence MDKKPQSTFNKITKVVIWIMLIVTIGGLVLTSLAALGII; translated from the coding sequence ATGGATAAAAAACCACAATCAACATTTAATAAAATAACTAAAGTTGTAATATGGATTATGCTTATTGTAACAATTGGCGGCTTAGTTTTAACCTCTTTAGCAGCCTTAGGAATTATTTAA
- the recN gene encoding DNA repair protein RecN, protein MIQELTVQDFAIISNLTIPFREGMTVLTGETGAGKSIIIDAMGLIAGGRGSIDYIRDGAEKCRIEGSFFVSDNEDVATFLEKNGIEPSDGQLVIQREIYRTGRNNCRINGQLVTTKILREIGPYIVDIHGQNEHQELMHVSNHLHLLDQYGMKQLGNELTVYQEKFKNYMSLKEHVNHLLNNEKEFAQRMDMLTFQYKEIESAQLTDGEEETLIEERRKLMNFQKIMDSLKKTYQYLDNEELNAVTLSGAAMTEMEQIETIDEEYSETTELLRTAYYSLQEATGRVSSSLEQLEMDDERLIVIENRLDVIRQLKRKYGDSVGEILEYFKGISEELSEELGNTTDVNKLTEKLEQDKNELNKLAKNISQIRRSVANVLEKNIMKQLASLYMEQAIFKVDFIETELTINGLDKIEFYLSTNVGESPKPLTKIVSGGELSRIMLALKTIFSATQSVTSIVFDEVDTGVSGRVAQAIAEKIHQIGKYSQVLCITHLPQVAAIADTQYFIRKVVKDNRTQTIVNELTKTERVNEIARMLSGADVTELTKEHAKELLALAKKGH, encoded by the coding sequence ATGATTCAAGAGTTAACAGTTCAGGATTTTGCGATTATTTCTAATTTAACAATTCCTTTTCGAGAAGGTATGACCGTCTTAACAGGTGAAACTGGCGCGGGAAAATCAATTATTATTGATGCAATGGGACTTATTGCTGGTGGTAGAGGATCAATTGATTATATACGAGATGGGGCAGAAAAGTGTCGTATTGAAGGGTCTTTTTTTGTGTCAGATAATGAAGATGTAGCAACTTTTTTAGAAAAAAATGGAATAGAGCCATCAGATGGACAATTGGTGATACAGCGTGAAATTTATCGTACTGGACGAAATAATTGTCGCATTAACGGACAACTTGTTACTACAAAAATATTACGAGAAATAGGACCATATATAGTAGATATTCATGGTCAAAATGAACATCAAGAATTAATGCATGTTTCTAATCATTTGCATTTATTAGATCAATATGGCATGAAACAATTAGGTAATGAATTAACAGTTTATCAAGAAAAATTTAAGAACTACATGTCTCTTAAAGAGCACGTCAACCATTTATTAAATAATGAAAAAGAATTTGCTCAACGAATGGATATGTTAACGTTTCAGTATAAAGAAATAGAATCCGCACAGTTGACGGATGGAGAAGAAGAAACATTAATTGAAGAACGACGTAAATTAATGAATTTCCAAAAAATTATGGATTCATTAAAGAAAACCTATCAATATTTAGATAATGAAGAATTAAATGCTGTCACATTAAGTGGTGCTGCGATGACTGAAATGGAACAAATAGAAACGATTGATGAGGAGTATTCTGAAACAACAGAACTATTAAGAACAGCTTATTATTCCTTGCAAGAAGCAACCGGGAGAGTTAGTAGTTCTTTGGAGCAGCTAGAGATGGATGATGAGCGACTGATTGTCATTGAAAATAGACTAGATGTCATTAGACAGTTGAAAAGAAAATATGGTGATAGCGTTGGTGAAATATTAGAATACTTTAAAGGTATATCAGAGGAATTGTCGGAAGAATTAGGAAATACAACGGATGTTAATAAATTAACAGAGAAATTAGAACAGGACAAAAATGAGTTAAATAAATTAGCTAAAAATATTAGTCAAATACGTCGTAGTGTTGCAAACGTATTAGAAAAAAATATCATGAAACAATTAGCGAGCCTTTACATGGAACAAGCAATCTTTAAAGTTGATTTTATAGAGACTGAATTAACAATAAATGGACTAGATAAAATTGAATTTTATTTATCTACTAATGTTGGTGAATCTCCTAAGCCATTAACAAAAATTGTTTCAGGTGGAGAATTATCTCGTATTATGTTGGCTTTAAAAACTATTTTTTCTGCCACACAATCAGTGACAAGTATTGTATTTGATGAGGTAGATACGGGCGTTAGTGGAAGAGTAGCTCAAGCAATTGCTGAAAAAATTCATCAAATAGGAAAATATTCGCAAGTTCTTTGTATTACCCATTTGCCACAAGTTGCAGCTATTGCCGATACGCAATATTTTATTAGAAAAGTAGTTAAGGATAATCGTACGCAAACAATCGTTAATGAATTAACAAAAACCGAAAGGGTCAATGAAATAGCAAGAATGTTATCTGGTGCAGATGTTACTGAGTTAACCAAAGAGCATGCTAAGGAATTATTAGCTTTAGCAAAAAAAGGCCACTAA